From the Macaca nemestrina isolate mMacNem1 chromosome 7, mMacNem.hap1, whole genome shotgun sequence genome, one window contains:
- the LOC105488282 gene encoding vacuolar protein sorting-associated protein 33B isoform X3 has protein sequence MAFPHRPDAPELPDFSMLKRLARDQLIYLLEQLPGKKDLFIEADLMSPLDRIANVSILKQHEVDKLYKVENKPALSSSEQLCFLVRPRIKNMRYIASLVNADKLAGRTRKYKVIFSPQKFYACEMVLEEEGIYGDVSCDEWAFSLLPLDVDLLSMELPEFFRDYFLEGDQRWINTVAQALHLLSTLYGPFPNCYGIGRCAKMAYELWRNLEEEEDGETKGRRPEIGHIFLLDRDVDFVTALCSQVVYEGLVDDTFRIKCGSVDFGPEVTSSDKSLKVLLNAEDKVFNEIRNEHFSNVFGFLSQKARNLQAQYDRRRGMDIKQMKNFVSQELKGLKQEHRLLSLHIGACESIMKKKTKQDFQELIKTEHALLEGFNIRESTSYIEEHIDRQVSPIESLRLMCLLSITENGLIPKDYRSLKTQYLQSYGPEHLLTFSNLRRAGLLTEQAPGDTLTAVESKVSKLVTDKAAGKITDAFSSLAKRSNFRAISKKLNLIPRVDGEYDLKVPRDMAYVFSGAYVPLSCRIIEQVLERRSWQGLDEVVRLLNCSDFAFTGYRFIFLTTAVTNSARLMEAMSEVKA, from the exons ATGGCTTTTCCCCATCGGCCAGACGCCCCTGAGCTGCCTGATTTCTCCATGCTCAAGAGGCTGGCTCGAGACCAGCTCATCTATCTGCTGGAGCAG CTTCCTGGAAAAAAGGATTTATTCATTGAGGCAGATCTCATGAGCCCTTTGGATCGAATTGCCAATGTCTCCATTCTGAAG CAACACGAAGTAGACAAGCTATACAAGGTGGAGAACAAGCCAGCCCTCAGCTCCAGTGAACA ATTGTGCTTCTTGGTCAGACCCCGCATCAAGAATATGCGATACATTGCCA GTCTTGTCAATGCTGACAAATTGGCTGGCAGAACTCGCAAATACAAAGTGATCTTCAGCCCTCAAAAG ttttatGCATGTGAGATGGTGCTTGAGGAAGAGGGAATCTATGGAG atGTGAGCTGTGATGAATGGGCCTTCTCTTTGCTGCCTCTTGATGTGGATCTGCTGAGCATGGAACTACCAGAATTTTTCAGGGATTACTTTCTG GAAGGAGATCAGCGTTGGATCAACACTGTGGCTCAGGCCTTACACCTTCTCAGCACTCTCTATGGACCCTTTCCAAACTGCTATGGAATTGGCAGATGCGCCAAG ATGGCATATGAATTGTGGAGgaacctggaggaggaggaggatggcgAAACCAAGGGCCGAAGGCCAGAGATTGGACATATCTTTCTCTTGGACAGAG ATGTGGACTTTGTGACAGCACTTTGCTCCCAAGTGGTTTACGAGGGCCTAGTAGATGACACCTTCCGCATCAAGTGTG GGAGTGTCGACTTTGGCCCAGAAGTCACATCCTCTGACAAGAGCCTGAAGGTGCTACTCAATGCCGAGGACAAG GTGTTTAATGAGATTCGGAATGAGCACTTCTCCAATGTCTTTGGCTTCTTGAGCCAGAAGGCCCGGAACTTGCAGGCCCAGTATGAT CGCCGGAGAGGCATGGACATTAAGCAGATGAAGAATTTCGTGTCCCAGGAGCTCAAGGGCCTGAAACAGGAGCACCGCCTGCTGAGTCTCC ATATTGGGGCCTGTGAATCCATCATGAAGAAGAAAACCAAGCAGGATTTCCAGGAGCTAATCAAGACTGAGCATG CACTGCTAGAGGGGTTCAACATCCGGGAGAGCACCAGCTACATTGAGGAACACATAGACCGGCAG GTGTCGCCTATAGAAAGCCTGCGCCTCATGTGCCTTTTGTCCATCACTGAGAATG GTTTGATCCCCAAGGATTACCGATCTCTGAAAACACAGTATCTGCAG AGCTATGGCCCTGAACACCTGCTAACCTTCTCCAATCTGAGACGAGCTGGGCTCCTAACAGAGCAGGCCCCTGGGGACACCCTCACAGCCGTGGAGAGTAAAGTGAGCAAGCTGGTGACCGACAAGGCTGCAG GAAAGATTACTGATGCTTTCAGTTCTCTGGCCAAGAGGAGCAATTTTCGTGCCATCAGCAAAAAGCTGAATTTG ATCCCACGTGTGGACGGCGAGTATGATCTGAAAGTGCCCCGAGACATGGCTTACGTCTTCAGTGGTGCTTATGTGCCCTTGAGCTGCCGAATCATTGAGCAG GTGCTAGAGCGGCGAAGTTGGCAGGGCCTTGATGAGGTGGTACGGCTGCTCAACTGCAGTGACTTTGCATTTACAG GCTACAGGTTCATTTTCCTGACAACAGCAGTCACAAACAGTGCTCGTCTTATGGAGGCTATGAGTGAGGTGAAAGCCTGA
- the LOC105488282 gene encoding vacuolar protein sorting-associated protein 33B isoform X1, translating to MAFPHRPDAPELPDFSMLKRLARDQLIYLLEQLPGKKDLFIEADLMSPLDRIANVSILKQHEVDKLYKVENKPALSSSEQLCFLVRPRIKNMRYIASLVNADKLAGRTRKYKVIFSPQKFYACEMVLEEEGIYGDVSCDEWAFSLLPLDVDLLSMELPEFFRDYFLEGDQRWINTVAQALHLLSTLYGPFPNCYGIGRCAKMAYELWRNLEEEEDGETKGRRPEIGHIFLLDRDVDFVTALCSQVVYEGLVDDTFRIKCGSVDFGPEVTSSDKSLKVLLNAEDKVFNEIRNEHFSNVFGFLSQKARNLQAQYDRRRGMDIKQMKNFVSQELKGLKQEHRLLSLHIGACESIMKKKTKQDFQELIKTEHALLEGFNIRESTSYIEEHIDRQVSPIESLRLMCLLSITENGLIPKDYRSLKTQYLQSYGPEHLLTFSNLRRAGLLTEQAPGDTLTAVESKVSKLVTDKAAGKITDAFSSLAKRSNFRAISKKLNLIPRVDGEYDLKVPRDMAYVFSGAYVPLSCRIIEQVLERRSWQGLDEVVRLLNCSDFAFTDMTKEDKASSESLRLILVVFLGGCTFSEISALRFLGREKGYRFIFLTTAVTNSARLMEAMSEVKA from the exons ATGGCTTTTCCCCATCGGCCAGACGCCCCTGAGCTGCCTGATTTCTCCATGCTCAAGAGGCTGGCTCGAGACCAGCTCATCTATCTGCTGGAGCAG CTTCCTGGAAAAAAGGATTTATTCATTGAGGCAGATCTCATGAGCCCTTTGGATCGAATTGCCAATGTCTCCATTCTGAAG CAACACGAAGTAGACAAGCTATACAAGGTGGAGAACAAGCCAGCCCTCAGCTCCAGTGAACA ATTGTGCTTCTTGGTCAGACCCCGCATCAAGAATATGCGATACATTGCCA GTCTTGTCAATGCTGACAAATTGGCTGGCAGAACTCGCAAATACAAAGTGATCTTCAGCCCTCAAAAG ttttatGCATGTGAGATGGTGCTTGAGGAAGAGGGAATCTATGGAG atGTGAGCTGTGATGAATGGGCCTTCTCTTTGCTGCCTCTTGATGTGGATCTGCTGAGCATGGAACTACCAGAATTTTTCAGGGATTACTTTCTG GAAGGAGATCAGCGTTGGATCAACACTGTGGCTCAGGCCTTACACCTTCTCAGCACTCTCTATGGACCCTTTCCAAACTGCTATGGAATTGGCAGATGCGCCAAG ATGGCATATGAATTGTGGAGgaacctggaggaggaggaggatggcgAAACCAAGGGCCGAAGGCCAGAGATTGGACATATCTTTCTCTTGGACAGAG ATGTGGACTTTGTGACAGCACTTTGCTCCCAAGTGGTTTACGAGGGCCTAGTAGATGACACCTTCCGCATCAAGTGTG GGAGTGTCGACTTTGGCCCAGAAGTCACATCCTCTGACAAGAGCCTGAAGGTGCTACTCAATGCCGAGGACAAG GTGTTTAATGAGATTCGGAATGAGCACTTCTCCAATGTCTTTGGCTTCTTGAGCCAGAAGGCCCGGAACTTGCAGGCCCAGTATGAT CGCCGGAGAGGCATGGACATTAAGCAGATGAAGAATTTCGTGTCCCAGGAGCTCAAGGGCCTGAAACAGGAGCACCGCCTGCTGAGTCTCC ATATTGGGGCCTGTGAATCCATCATGAAGAAGAAAACCAAGCAGGATTTCCAGGAGCTAATCAAGACTGAGCATG CACTGCTAGAGGGGTTCAACATCCGGGAGAGCACCAGCTACATTGAGGAACACATAGACCGGCAG GTGTCGCCTATAGAAAGCCTGCGCCTCATGTGCCTTTTGTCCATCACTGAGAATG GTTTGATCCCCAAGGATTACCGATCTCTGAAAACACAGTATCTGCAG AGCTATGGCCCTGAACACCTGCTAACCTTCTCCAATCTGAGACGAGCTGGGCTCCTAACAGAGCAGGCCCCTGGGGACACCCTCACAGCCGTGGAGAGTAAAGTGAGCAAGCTGGTGACCGACAAGGCTGCAG GAAAGATTACTGATGCTTTCAGTTCTCTGGCCAAGAGGAGCAATTTTCGTGCCATCAGCAAAAAGCTGAATTTG ATCCCACGTGTGGACGGCGAGTATGATCTGAAAGTGCCCCGAGACATGGCTTACGTCTTCAGTGGTGCTTATGTGCCCTTGAGCTGCCGAATCATTGAGCAG GTGCTAGAGCGGCGAAGTTGGCAGGGCCTTGATGAGGTGGTACGGCTGCTCAACTGCAGTGACTTTGCATTTACAG ACATGACTAAGGAAGACAAGGCTTCCAGTGAGTCCCTGCGCCTCATCTTAGTGGTGTTCTTGGGTGGTTGCACATTCTCTGAGATCTCAGCCCTCCGGTTCCTGGGCAGAGAGAAAG GCTACAGGTTCATTTTCCTGACAACAGCAGTCACAAACAGTGCTCGTCTTATGGAGGCTATGAGTGAGGTGAAAGCCTGA
- the LOC105488282 gene encoding vacuolar protein sorting-associated protein 33B isoform X2 translates to MAFPHRPDAPELPDFSMLKRLARDQLIYLLEQLPGKKDLFIEADLMSPLDRIANVSILKQHEVDKLYKVENKPALSSSEQLCFLVRPRIKNMRYIANVSCDEWAFSLLPLDVDLLSMELPEFFRDYFLEGDQRWINTVAQALHLLSTLYGPFPNCYGIGRCAKMAYELWRNLEEEEDGETKGRRPEIGHIFLLDRDVDFVTALCSQVVYEGLVDDTFRIKCGSVDFGPEVTSSDKSLKVLLNAEDKVFNEIRNEHFSNVFGFLSQKARNLQAQYDRRRGMDIKQMKNFVSQELKGLKQEHRLLSLHIGACESIMKKKTKQDFQELIKTEHALLEGFNIRESTSYIEEHIDRQVSPIESLRLMCLLSITENGLIPKDYRSLKTQYLQSYGPEHLLTFSNLRRAGLLTEQAPGDTLTAVESKVSKLVTDKAAGKITDAFSSLAKRSNFRAISKKLNLIPRVDGEYDLKVPRDMAYVFSGAYVPLSCRIIEQVLERRSWQGLDEVVRLLNCSDFAFTDMTKEDKASSESLRLILVVFLGGCTFSEISALRFLGREKGYRFIFLTTAVTNSARLMEAMSEVKA, encoded by the exons ATGGCTTTTCCCCATCGGCCAGACGCCCCTGAGCTGCCTGATTTCTCCATGCTCAAGAGGCTGGCTCGAGACCAGCTCATCTATCTGCTGGAGCAG CTTCCTGGAAAAAAGGATTTATTCATTGAGGCAGATCTCATGAGCCCTTTGGATCGAATTGCCAATGTCTCCATTCTGAAG CAACACGAAGTAGACAAGCTATACAAGGTGGAGAACAAGCCAGCCCTCAGCTCCAGTGAACA ATTGTGCTTCTTGGTCAGACCCCGCATCAAGAATATGCGATACATTGCCA atGTGAGCTGTGATGAATGGGCCTTCTCTTTGCTGCCTCTTGATGTGGATCTGCTGAGCATGGAACTACCAGAATTTTTCAGGGATTACTTTCTG GAAGGAGATCAGCGTTGGATCAACACTGTGGCTCAGGCCTTACACCTTCTCAGCACTCTCTATGGACCCTTTCCAAACTGCTATGGAATTGGCAGATGCGCCAAG ATGGCATATGAATTGTGGAGgaacctggaggaggaggaggatggcgAAACCAAGGGCCGAAGGCCAGAGATTGGACATATCTTTCTCTTGGACAGAG ATGTGGACTTTGTGACAGCACTTTGCTCCCAAGTGGTTTACGAGGGCCTAGTAGATGACACCTTCCGCATCAAGTGTG GGAGTGTCGACTTTGGCCCAGAAGTCACATCCTCTGACAAGAGCCTGAAGGTGCTACTCAATGCCGAGGACAAG GTGTTTAATGAGATTCGGAATGAGCACTTCTCCAATGTCTTTGGCTTCTTGAGCCAGAAGGCCCGGAACTTGCAGGCCCAGTATGAT CGCCGGAGAGGCATGGACATTAAGCAGATGAAGAATTTCGTGTCCCAGGAGCTCAAGGGCCTGAAACAGGAGCACCGCCTGCTGAGTCTCC ATATTGGGGCCTGTGAATCCATCATGAAGAAGAAAACCAAGCAGGATTTCCAGGAGCTAATCAAGACTGAGCATG CACTGCTAGAGGGGTTCAACATCCGGGAGAGCACCAGCTACATTGAGGAACACATAGACCGGCAG GTGTCGCCTATAGAAAGCCTGCGCCTCATGTGCCTTTTGTCCATCACTGAGAATG GTTTGATCCCCAAGGATTACCGATCTCTGAAAACACAGTATCTGCAG AGCTATGGCCCTGAACACCTGCTAACCTTCTCCAATCTGAGACGAGCTGGGCTCCTAACAGAGCAGGCCCCTGGGGACACCCTCACAGCCGTGGAGAGTAAAGTGAGCAAGCTGGTGACCGACAAGGCTGCAG GAAAGATTACTGATGCTTTCAGTTCTCTGGCCAAGAGGAGCAATTTTCGTGCCATCAGCAAAAAGCTGAATTTG ATCCCACGTGTGGACGGCGAGTATGATCTGAAAGTGCCCCGAGACATGGCTTACGTCTTCAGTGGTGCTTATGTGCCCTTGAGCTGCCGAATCATTGAGCAG GTGCTAGAGCGGCGAAGTTGGCAGGGCCTTGATGAGGTGGTACGGCTGCTCAACTGCAGTGACTTTGCATTTACAG ACATGACTAAGGAAGACAAGGCTTCCAGTGAGTCCCTGCGCCTCATCTTAGTGGTGTTCTTGGGTGGTTGCACATTCTCTGAGATCTCAGCCCTCCGGTTCCTGGGCAGAGAGAAAG GCTACAGGTTCATTTTCCTGACAACAGCAGTCACAAACAGTGCTCGTCTTATGGAGGCTATGAGTGAGGTGAAAGCCTGA
- the LOC105488282 gene encoding vacuolar protein sorting-associated protein 33B isoform X4 produces the protein MSPLDRIANVSILKQHEVDKLYKVENKPALSSSEQLCFLVRPRIKNMRYIASLVNADKLAGRTRKYKVIFSPQKFYACEMVLEEEGIYGDVSCDEWAFSLLPLDVDLLSMELPEFFRDYFLEGDQRWINTVAQALHLLSTLYGPFPNCYGIGRCAKMAYELWRNLEEEEDGETKGRRPEIGHIFLLDRDVDFVTALCSQVVYEGLVDDTFRIKCGSVDFGPEVTSSDKSLKVLLNAEDKVFNEIRNEHFSNVFGFLSQKARNLQAQYDRRRGMDIKQMKNFVSQELKGLKQEHRLLSLHIGACESIMKKKTKQDFQELIKTEHALLEGFNIRESTSYIEEHIDRQVSPIESLRLMCLLSITENGLIPKDYRSLKTQYLQSYGPEHLLTFSNLRRAGLLTEQAPGDTLTAVESKVSKLVTDKAAGKITDAFSSLAKRSNFRAISKKLNLIPRVDGEYDLKVPRDMAYVFSGAYVPLSCRIIEQVLERRSWQGLDEVVRLLNCSDFAFTDMTKEDKASSESLRLILVVFLGGCTFSEISALRFLGREKGYRFIFLTTAVTNSARLMEAMSEVKA, from the exons ATGAGCCCTTTGGATCGAATTGCCAATGTCTCCATTCTGAAG CAACACGAAGTAGACAAGCTATACAAGGTGGAGAACAAGCCAGCCCTCAGCTCCAGTGAACA ATTGTGCTTCTTGGTCAGACCCCGCATCAAGAATATGCGATACATTGCCA GTCTTGTCAATGCTGACAAATTGGCTGGCAGAACTCGCAAATACAAAGTGATCTTCAGCCCTCAAAAG ttttatGCATGTGAGATGGTGCTTGAGGAAGAGGGAATCTATGGAG atGTGAGCTGTGATGAATGGGCCTTCTCTTTGCTGCCTCTTGATGTGGATCTGCTGAGCATGGAACTACCAGAATTTTTCAGGGATTACTTTCTG GAAGGAGATCAGCGTTGGATCAACACTGTGGCTCAGGCCTTACACCTTCTCAGCACTCTCTATGGACCCTTTCCAAACTGCTATGGAATTGGCAGATGCGCCAAG ATGGCATATGAATTGTGGAGgaacctggaggaggaggaggatggcgAAACCAAGGGCCGAAGGCCAGAGATTGGACATATCTTTCTCTTGGACAGAG ATGTGGACTTTGTGACAGCACTTTGCTCCCAAGTGGTTTACGAGGGCCTAGTAGATGACACCTTCCGCATCAAGTGTG GGAGTGTCGACTTTGGCCCAGAAGTCACATCCTCTGACAAGAGCCTGAAGGTGCTACTCAATGCCGAGGACAAG GTGTTTAATGAGATTCGGAATGAGCACTTCTCCAATGTCTTTGGCTTCTTGAGCCAGAAGGCCCGGAACTTGCAGGCCCAGTATGAT CGCCGGAGAGGCATGGACATTAAGCAGATGAAGAATTTCGTGTCCCAGGAGCTCAAGGGCCTGAAACAGGAGCACCGCCTGCTGAGTCTCC ATATTGGGGCCTGTGAATCCATCATGAAGAAGAAAACCAAGCAGGATTTCCAGGAGCTAATCAAGACTGAGCATG CACTGCTAGAGGGGTTCAACATCCGGGAGAGCACCAGCTACATTGAGGAACACATAGACCGGCAG GTGTCGCCTATAGAAAGCCTGCGCCTCATGTGCCTTTTGTCCATCACTGAGAATG GTTTGATCCCCAAGGATTACCGATCTCTGAAAACACAGTATCTGCAG AGCTATGGCCCTGAACACCTGCTAACCTTCTCCAATCTGAGACGAGCTGGGCTCCTAACAGAGCAGGCCCCTGGGGACACCCTCACAGCCGTGGAGAGTAAAGTGAGCAAGCTGGTGACCGACAAGGCTGCAG GAAAGATTACTGATGCTTTCAGTTCTCTGGCCAAGAGGAGCAATTTTCGTGCCATCAGCAAAAAGCTGAATTTG ATCCCACGTGTGGACGGCGAGTATGATCTGAAAGTGCCCCGAGACATGGCTTACGTCTTCAGTGGTGCTTATGTGCCCTTGAGCTGCCGAATCATTGAGCAG GTGCTAGAGCGGCGAAGTTGGCAGGGCCTTGATGAGGTGGTACGGCTGCTCAACTGCAGTGACTTTGCATTTACAG ACATGACTAAGGAAGACAAGGCTTCCAGTGAGTCCCTGCGCCTCATCTTAGTGGTGTTCTTGGGTGGTTGCACATTCTCTGAGATCTCAGCCCTCCGGTTCCTGGGCAGAGAGAAAG GCTACAGGTTCATTTTCCTGACAACAGCAGTCACAAACAGTGCTCGTCTTATGGAGGCTATGAGTGAGGTGAAAGCCTGA
- the LOC105488282 gene encoding vacuolar protein sorting-associated protein 33B isoform X5, which yields MRYIASLVNADKLAGRTRKYKVIFSPQKFYACEMVLEEEGIYGDVSCDEWAFSLLPLDVDLLSMELPEFFRDYFLEGDQRWINTVAQALHLLSTLYGPFPNCYGIGRCAKMAYELWRNLEEEEDGETKGRRPEIGHIFLLDRDVDFVTALCSQVVYEGLVDDTFRIKCGSVDFGPEVTSSDKSLKVLLNAEDKVFNEIRNEHFSNVFGFLSQKARNLQAQYDRRRGMDIKQMKNFVSQELKGLKQEHRLLSLHIGACESIMKKKTKQDFQELIKTEHALLEGFNIRESTSYIEEHIDRQVSPIESLRLMCLLSITENGLIPKDYRSLKTQYLQSYGPEHLLTFSNLRRAGLLTEQAPGDTLTAVESKVSKLVTDKAAGKITDAFSSLAKRSNFRAISKKLNLIPRVDGEYDLKVPRDMAYVFSGAYVPLSCRIIEQVLERRSWQGLDEVVRLLNCSDFAFTDMTKEDKASSESLRLILVVFLGGCTFSEISALRFLGREKGYRFIFLTTAVTNSARLMEAMSEVKA from the exons ATGCGATACATTGCCA GTCTTGTCAATGCTGACAAATTGGCTGGCAGAACTCGCAAATACAAAGTGATCTTCAGCCCTCAAAAG ttttatGCATGTGAGATGGTGCTTGAGGAAGAGGGAATCTATGGAG atGTGAGCTGTGATGAATGGGCCTTCTCTTTGCTGCCTCTTGATGTGGATCTGCTGAGCATGGAACTACCAGAATTTTTCAGGGATTACTTTCTG GAAGGAGATCAGCGTTGGATCAACACTGTGGCTCAGGCCTTACACCTTCTCAGCACTCTCTATGGACCCTTTCCAAACTGCTATGGAATTGGCAGATGCGCCAAG ATGGCATATGAATTGTGGAGgaacctggaggaggaggaggatggcgAAACCAAGGGCCGAAGGCCAGAGATTGGACATATCTTTCTCTTGGACAGAG ATGTGGACTTTGTGACAGCACTTTGCTCCCAAGTGGTTTACGAGGGCCTAGTAGATGACACCTTCCGCATCAAGTGTG GGAGTGTCGACTTTGGCCCAGAAGTCACATCCTCTGACAAGAGCCTGAAGGTGCTACTCAATGCCGAGGACAAG GTGTTTAATGAGATTCGGAATGAGCACTTCTCCAATGTCTTTGGCTTCTTGAGCCAGAAGGCCCGGAACTTGCAGGCCCAGTATGAT CGCCGGAGAGGCATGGACATTAAGCAGATGAAGAATTTCGTGTCCCAGGAGCTCAAGGGCCTGAAACAGGAGCACCGCCTGCTGAGTCTCC ATATTGGGGCCTGTGAATCCATCATGAAGAAGAAAACCAAGCAGGATTTCCAGGAGCTAATCAAGACTGAGCATG CACTGCTAGAGGGGTTCAACATCCGGGAGAGCACCAGCTACATTGAGGAACACATAGACCGGCAG GTGTCGCCTATAGAAAGCCTGCGCCTCATGTGCCTTTTGTCCATCACTGAGAATG GTTTGATCCCCAAGGATTACCGATCTCTGAAAACACAGTATCTGCAG AGCTATGGCCCTGAACACCTGCTAACCTTCTCCAATCTGAGACGAGCTGGGCTCCTAACAGAGCAGGCCCCTGGGGACACCCTCACAGCCGTGGAGAGTAAAGTGAGCAAGCTGGTGACCGACAAGGCTGCAG GAAAGATTACTGATGCTTTCAGTTCTCTGGCCAAGAGGAGCAATTTTCGTGCCATCAGCAAAAAGCTGAATTTG ATCCCACGTGTGGACGGCGAGTATGATCTGAAAGTGCCCCGAGACATGGCTTACGTCTTCAGTGGTGCTTATGTGCCCTTGAGCTGCCGAATCATTGAGCAG GTGCTAGAGCGGCGAAGTTGGCAGGGCCTTGATGAGGTGGTACGGCTGCTCAACTGCAGTGACTTTGCATTTACAG ACATGACTAAGGAAGACAAGGCTTCCAGTGAGTCCCTGCGCCTCATCTTAGTGGTGTTCTTGGGTGGTTGCACATTCTCTGAGATCTCAGCCCTCCGGTTCCTGGGCAGAGAGAAAG GCTACAGGTTCATTTTCCTGACAACAGCAGTCACAAACAGTGCTCGTCTTATGGAGGCTATGAGTGAGGTGAAAGCCTGA